The segment CTCAGATCTACTTGCTTCTCCCTTGATTCctcctcttctcttctcttcttctaaTTCACCAATGAATCACAACTTCACAAAGTGAGGAAAATCACACCAAAATGataagggaggctagggttttcgtgTGAGGCTTTTCTGTGGGTGAGGGGGCTAATGGATGcccaaaagttgtttaaatagggtacaaacccgcggatttagggtttcttccagactggcggactcgccgagtcccgaatatggactcgtcgagttgcctaaCTACACGTGCTCGGGAacccatctctactcgacgagtcgggctactgactcgCTAAGTTCctcttaaaaaaatatttgacTAAAACAAAATTAAATAGCATACCAGAATTGGGGCATTACATAAACTCATGAAACATTTTCTACATGTTACCTTATTATAATCCCCCATCTTCTTGATTATGGTTGATGATTAAAAAAGTGCATTGAAATTATGTCGTTGTTTACCGATAGGAAAATGACTTATAATGATAAGTTTACTAAAATTTAGAAAATCAGTAAAATCAACATCAGGTGATGGGAAACCTACTTTTATGTAATGATATGTATtttttgaaatgatatttttttcaataaattatataacgacaaaactacaaatttggtccatgtggtattcaaaaaactttggatagggtccaaaaagttttcaaattgCATGGaatgtccaaaatcaaggtttttctgggtatttggtccaaaaaaacttaAAATGACAAATATGCcattttgatttcttttttcctttttctataagtattttaatgctatactgatttaaaaaaaaaaaaaaagaattttccaCCCCCACCCCAACcgtacacactctctctctctatcaccctatctctctctctttgaCTCTTTCTATCTCATTTCACTGGTTACTCCACCAATTTCTGATGAACGTACATACACATGACAATCTCTATCACAAAAGAAAACCCACAAAATCCAATCTACAATTgatttatgtatgtgtgtatgtgtaggTTTCATTCTGGAAAATTTTCCCCCCATAAGATCCAAATCAAAAAGCTTTTTATGCCTCTTTCTGAAACTGAAATCGAAGTCAACACCCGCCTCCCATCCCTCATATCTACTTCTCATCTTACTCTGAACCAAAGGAGACTGAATCGATGTCGTCATTGAATCATTTCAAGTGGGAGTTTTCAAaggattttgttgttgttgttgctgcaggTTGGTTCTTGAGAAATCGAGTTTTCTGATGATTCTGATTTCTTGGATATGTTGAGAAGGGCTAGAGTTTCAAATTTAGGGACGTTGGTTGTTGGTGATTAGGACATAGCACTGGGGAGACAAGCTGATTTGTGGGTTCCATTAAATAGGGTCAAGAATGGCGAGATTACAGAATAGTATTTGGTACTCAGAACCAGAAATGATTTCATATGAATTTTTATGTTCATTCCCAGAAATCTAGAGAGATAGAGAGGCTACGGTCGGTTTAGGTGGGGTCGAGTGGGCGATGGATGCCGACAATGGGAGAGGTGGCTAGAGATTGGCAAGGTTGCTGGAGGTGGGTGATGATGGATATGGTCTGGTTTGTTCATCTAGAAATTGCAGGTGAAATGTCAGGAGGAAGaatgagatagaagagagagagagagagagagagagagagagagagagagagagagtaaaaaaggAAAGAGAAAGGGGAAGGGTACGATGGAGAAGGATAGGGGTGTagttttactttttattttttaataattatttaaattctgaaataaataaaaaatgtaaaaaagaaataataagggtaaaatggtattttcatatttatttggaccaaaaccatagaaaagttttgattttggacctttcatgcaagtcagaaactttttggaccctatccaaagtttattgcaaaccacaaggactaaatttgcagttttgtcttatataacattaatggtaaaatgtgtacaaaaaaattttaatggtaaaatgtgtacaaaaagcagtttaatggtataatgtgtacaaaaaatagtttaatggtataatgtgtaTATAATAAACAGTAAAATCCACGTCAGCAGCCACATGGCATGCCACGTGGCATGCTACGTGGCTAATGACCTATTATTATCGGTAAtataatggtattttttgaacaaatgtgaagtttaatagTCATATGTGTACAAAAGCTATAGTTGATTGGTgatatgtgtacaaaaaaaagttcaatggtattttttgtaCAAGTCTAATACTTTGTTACCCatacaagtcattttccctatctTAAAATAGACAAAACTGTAAGATTGGTCAtaaaactttggatagggtccaaaaaatTCCCAACTTGTATCGAAagtccaaaatcaaagtttttctgGGTTTTTGGTCATTGAGACACTTGAAAAGTCGATTTTGCTCTTTTCgtttcttttttctattttctttatttactttggtatttaaataattaaaaataaaaaataaaaaataagttctctctcacacacacacacacacacactctctctctctctctcacgcaCACACAAAAACACAGATCGGTTTCTCTCTCAGTAAGCTGCATTCCCCAACAAACTACTTGTCGGAACTACTCTCAATACACCACTATTAACCACATTTCAAAATGGGAAAGAACTCGAAATTCTTCAAATCACTCCTTGGATTCCGGACCACTAAAGCCCCCGCCACCTAATCTTCACGTTCAGAGCTTAAAAAGCCAAAGTGACGGTGGAGTTTTGCGAATTTGCACAAAGAGATTCCTCAGCGTGGACTCCGGGACACTTCCAAAAAAATCCCTTTTTTTGGACCTCCGATGTTAGATCTGCGTGTTCTTGGGACTCCGATTTTGCTCTGTAACTCAACTTTAGATTTCATCTTCTCCCATAGAGTTGCCCCGACGAATAGAATTTGGTTCAAAACTCGATTTCAGACGTTCAACCCTTTCAGATCAAAAATCGATTAAAAAAATGGGTTGGAGATTTCAAGAAGATGATAGTGTTGTATATTTGGCCATTGATGTTCCTGAATCGAGGTGGAGGTAAACAGAGACAAAGTTTTGTTGAGAAATCGATATCTTGCCTTCAATTTTCATTTCGTTTTCAAGGTTTTGTTGAGATATAGGCTTTGTAGCGTTGCCTACCATGGAGGTTATCTTCGAAATTGCAGAGCTAGGGTTTCCAGCGATGGTGAAATAGTAATGGTTTTTATGCGTCTTCTTTGTTTCCCAGTGCGAAATAAATGAACGTGAGGACGACAAGGCAAAGGTGTGGATCGGAAGAGAGGAAGGTATCGTACAACCAATTACAAAGCAAATCCGTGCCTGAGTCGGATTCGAGAGAGGACGTGAGCGAAGAAGATACAATGGTGTTCTTGAATGTAGAAAGAACAAATAAATGTGAGTGTTATTGGTTGCTGACGAGAGAGATAGAGAGGGAGAGGGGGGGTACGGTGGGTGGAGTTAGAGGGGTAGggtgatattttttttattttttattatttttttattttttaaatactaaacacaataaaaaatggtaaaaaagaaataataagggTAAAATGGACATTTCAATATTTTCAGGACCAAAAccaaaaaaccttgattttggaccatcaatgcaagttggaaactttttggaacctatccaaagttttttaaaTACCACAGGTaccaattttgcagttttgtccTTAAAATAACTACTTTCTTTTGTAAATaacttttttaattaattttttattaatattatttaacttatttgatttattattattattaaaaatattataaatagtaataatataaataatataataaaacaaaatttgtttttattaaccatcacatatacaaataattttgAGTATTATAATAGTGAGGTGCATTATACTTATTATGAGGAACATAAATATTAAGTTGAGCGCCCGATCCATATATACGCAATATACAAGGTTTTCTCTATAGTTTTCTAATATAACTTTTTTTCTTTTactaaatgattttttttgtaaataatttGCATCGAAAGTTGTGATACAATTATGAAAAATGTAGTAGGATACTTAGACTAGAAGGAGTGGGAGGGATGGTTCCCTCACTTTTGGTGGGCCTTCCTTCCTCACTCTCCTTTCCCTCACCTAAAAGCCAAGGAGTGGGAGGAAAACCCttccctcacttttttttttatttattttttataattttaaaattaatatcaaacataaaatttaattaaaaataaaaagcatttcattaagtaaaataaaaattacattaaccCTAAAATTTAaataagtagaaaaaaaaaacccaaaaaaaaaaatcaaacaaactaCAACATagtaaaaattattaattaatatcctAATATTATTTAAACCTAGATACGTCACTCGGAATCATCGTCTTCATCCTCGCCTACATCATCTGCATCATTCTCCCCAGCGTCACTCTCGTCGTCGGAATCTTCACTCTCGACGAACATATCAGAATCCTCGTCTGattcgtcaaacaaatcatcatcgTAAGATAACTCTTGCGGGGGCTGAACATGAGCCATATAAATGTGCTCCACCAAATCAGCACGAAGGGCCTGATGAAGATCGCGATTGTGTACTTCTCTTCTGTTCACCCTATACTCTTGTGTACCAACGGCTACTCCTTCGACATTTGGCAAAACTTCATTTTCATTATATCGGCATATCGCTCTTCCTTCgtcttcaagaatcatattatgcaatatgatacatgcatacattacgTGTCGTAACCTTTTCACCTCATATAACCTTGCCCCATCCGTTAGTACTTGCCAACGTCTCTTAAGTACACCAAATGCTCACTCCACATCCTTTCTAGCTGACTCTTGCGCCTCTTTAAACTTTTTCCTTTTCGGGTCGTTAGGACATGTAAACGATTTCACAAAAACAGACAAAGGAGGATATATACCGTCAGTAAGAGAGTATTCATGCTTATATGCTACCCCATTTGCTTGAAAAGGTACATCGTGTGACTTTCCAAGGTAGATATCGTTGAATACAGGCGACTGGTCTAGCACGTTAACGTCATTGTTTGCACCAGCTGGACCAAAGAATGCATGTCATATCCAAAGATCATGTGATGCGATAGCCTCTAGAATAATCGTCGGCTCTTTGTGGTCGCCTCTCATGTACTGACCACGCCATGCGTTGGGGCATAATGCCCAACTCCAATGCATGCAATCGATACTACCTAGCATTCCAGGGAATCCATGTTTGCCTTCATGTACCGTATACAATTGGTGGATATCGTTGATAGTTGGTTTGCGCAAATATCGTTGCCCGTAAACCAAA is part of the Lactuca sativa cultivar Salinas chromosome 7, Lsat_Salinas_v11, whole genome shotgun sequence genome and harbors:
- the LOC128127269 gene encoding uncharacterized protein LOC128127269, with amino-acid sequence MSSSSSSDSTAVEETKFIGSVMAKTVAYYQNRLGETSRPRPNLRMPPLRRNHEAGHDRLIEDYFTDDAVYAGKKGFSPIQKCTASIRQLAYGMGADKWDEYFRMSERTVRDYVYKFCKATCLVYGQRYLRKPTINDIHQLYTVHEGKHGFPGMLGSIDCMHWSWALCPNAWRAGANNDVNVLDQSPVFNDIYLGKSHDVPFQANGVAYKHEYSLTDGIYPPLSVFVKSFTCPNDPKRKKFKEAQESARKDVE